Below is a genomic region from Microbacterium esteraromaticum.
TCGCGTTGTTCTGCGTGTTCGTTCCGTTGAACATCAGCCGGAGGGTGATCGGGTTGCCGTCCTTGTCGAGGCGGTTGCCCTGCGCATCGGTCGTGTAGCCGGCGGCCTCGAGCGACTTGATGGCCTCATCGGTTCCCTGGGGACGCGCCTTGCCTTCGAGCTTGGTGAAGAAGCCACCCGGAGCCCCCGGAGGAATGATCGTCGGACCGGTGCTGCCGAGTCCGTTGAGCACACGATCGACCAGGGTCTCGCTGTCGATCGCTTGCGCGACAGCCTGGCGGAACGCCTGATCCTCGAGCACCTTATGCTGCGTGCCGAACGGCTCGCCGCTCACGGTGGTCCAGCCGGGGTTGATCTGCAGATCCCAGAAGTGCTTCGAGGTCACCTGGTAGGTCGTGAGTCCCGACACCGACTTGAGGGACTCGAACTGCGCGGAGCTCAGGCCGCCGAGCATGTCGATCTCGCCGTTGCGCAGCGCGAGCACCGACGCGTCTGTGTTCTTGAAGCCGATCAGGTCGAGCCCGTCCACTCCGGGCTTGCCCTTCCAGTAGTGCTCGTTCGCCTTCAGGGTGATCGAGGTGCCCTGATTGAAATCATCGATGATGAAGGGGCCGCTGCCCACGACGTCTTCGGTGTTCTGGTACTCGGCGGGGTTCTCGATGTCCTCCCAGATGTGCTTCGGCACGATCGGGAGGATGCCCGGGTGCAGCGGAGTCGGCGAGTTCGTCTCGAAGACGACGGTCTTCTCGTCTTCAGCCGTGACCTGCTTGATGTTGCCGACCGACTCGCCGTTGGCGACCTGCAGTGCCTTGTCGTTCATGATGGCTTCGTAGGTCCACACGACGTCATCGGCGACGACCGGCTCGCCGTCCGACCATTTCGCGGCGTCGCGGATGTGGTAGGTCCAGGTTGTGCCCTCGACGTCGAACTCGTCGGCAAGGATTCCCTCGTAATCACCGCTCGGACCGATGCCGGCGAGCGGCTCGTACTCGTAGTCGAGCACGACGATCGCCTCATTGAAGACGGCGGTGAAAGGGTTGAGTGTGTCGACCTGGTCCATGTTGGTGGCGAGTCGGATCACGCTCGGTTCGGCCTCTTGCGCGGCACCGGCCGCGGACAGGGAACCGACCGTGAATGCGAAAGCCGCACCCAGGCCGATAAGTGGTTTGATCAGTTTCATGCCGGATCTCCTTCAATTCGGGCACTTGCACTACGCGGAAGCGAGGGGAGGCGCACGGCTTTCGGCGCCGGAATCGGGTGCTCAGGAGATCGAAGCGAGCGGACGAGACGACAGAGGGGACCGCGCTGTGCTGTCGATGTCGCTCGTGTGTACTGCATCGTCACTCCGTCATGACCGTGCTGGCTCAAAAGATACAAATCGTATCCTCTGGGTGAATCTCTCCTGATAGTAGGGGGACCTGCCGAGGTTTGTATAGTTCGGCGGCGGCATTTATCTCAGTATTCTGCCTGATTTGCTGAGGCCGTGATCTCACGTGGCGCCCGCGGCCGGGGGTTTCGCGGGCGGGGCTGCACGACTAGACTTCGTGCGAAACGCAGACTTACGTTTCAAATCACAGGCAAAGGAGCCGAGGTTCATGGTGATACGCCCCTCCGAACAGCAACTCCGAGATCCGCGTTCGCTCTCGGTGCTCGTGAACAAGCTTCGGCCGCTCGACCCGATCGGCTGGGTGCCGGAGGATCTCGTCATGCCCGCCGGACTCGAGAACCCGAGCGGCCATCCGATCCGAGCCGCCGCGGCCGCCGCACTGCAGGTCATGGCGGCTGCAGCGGCGGAAGCCGGGGTGCCTTTTCGGCTCGTCAGCGGCTATCGCAGTCGGGAGCTGCAGCAGTCCCTCTTCGAGGGGTACTCAGCGAGCGACGGCGTCGCGGCGGCGGAGACCTACTCGGCGAGACCCGGCCACTCCGAGCACCAGACGGGACTCGCCGTCGACCTGGACGACGGGGCCGGGCACGCGTTCACGAGCGCCTTCGGCGACACCGCGGCCGGGTTGTGGCTGCGCAGGCATTGCGCGGAATTCGGCTTCATCCTCCGCTATGAGCAGGGGGAGCAGCCGGTTGTCGGATACATCTACGAGCCCTGGCACTTCCGGTATGTCGGCACCGAGATCTCGCTGGACATGCGCGAGTCGGGCATCATCAACTACGAGGAGTACGTGGGCGCCGAACCCGCTCCCGACTACGCGGCGGGCTAGGGGCCGGGCGCGTGCTCCGAGAGCACCGTCGTCAGCAGCTCGATCCGTTTGAAGAGCGACGGTGTGAGTATGTGCTCACTCGTCGCGTGCGCACCGGCGCCTCGCGGTCCGAAGCCGTCGAGTGTCGGGATCCCGAGCGAACCGAGCAGGTTCGTGTCGCCAGCACCGTTCGCCGGTCGTCCGCCGAGTGCCTGGCCGATGCCGGCCGCCAGCCGGGCGACCGATGCGAGCAGCTCGTGGTCACGCCGGCCGGCTCTCCAGGTCGGGCGATGGCTGAGCAGGTCGACGGCGATCTTCGCGCCGGCGCGGCGCGGGGCGAGCCCCCGAAGTCCCGCGAGCACTCGATCCTCGGCATCGGCGTCGGCGAAGCGGAGGCCGACCTCCGCCGCGGCTCGGTCCGGTACGACGTTGGTGCGGCCCCCGCCTTCCAGCGTGCCGACATTGCAGAGCACGGGAGACTCCGAGGGGCCGGTCGCGGTCAGGTCGCGCAGCAGCAGCAGCTGATCGACGAGCTCGTCGATCGCAGACACCCCGAGTTCGGGATCCAGCCCGGCATGCGCCGAACGCCCCTCCACCGCGATCCGCACCCGAGAGCTGCCCCTCCGTCCCACCTTCAGCGCACCGTCCGGGTGGGGCGACTCGAAGCCGATCGCCGCAGCCACGCCCTCGCAGACCTCGCGAAGCAGCGGCTGGGAGAGCGGAGAGCCGACCTCCTCGTCGCTCACAAGGACGACCCGCACCGCACGGTGCGGCCGTGCGCGCAGTGCGGCCAGTGCATGCAGCATCACGACGATCCCGCTCTTCATGTCGAAGACACCAGGGCCGCGGATCCGGTCGCCCTCCTCGATCCAGGGCACGCTCGTCTCGATCGTGCCCACGGGCCAGACGGTGTCGGTGTGCCCGACGAGCAGCAGCGGCGCTCCGTGACCAGGAACGTCGGCGACGAGATCTGTACCGGCTTCCGTCCGGTGCAGCACCACGGATGCGCCGACCTCCCTGAACCGGGCCTCGAGCAGTTCCGCGATCCTGGTGCTCGCCGCCGCGTCGAAGCTCGGCGTCTCGATCGCCACGAGTTCGCGCAGCAGCGCGATCGCCTCCCGGTCGCCCCCATCGGACGATGCAGAGTGAGTTGCCGCAGTGAAGCTCATGTTACGAAACGTATATCAGGCTTGAGAGTGTGGCAATCGCCCCATAATATCGATGCAACAACGTTGCGTACCGCATACATAGGAAACATATCATGATCGATACCTCGCCGATCGGGGCGGCTTTCGCGCCCCGTCCCGGGCCGTCCGATTCCGGCTCGGCAGCAGCGGCACCCGCCACTCTCGTGGGGCGAGAGCTCGAGCATTTCAGAGACTTCCAGGCTGCGAACGCGCTCTACTCACGGGTCTTCGGCTACGACGAACCGGGCTTCACCCTCAACCCGAACCTGCTCAGCTCGCTGCGCGACTACGGCGGCTCGGTGGTCGGGGTCTTCGAACCGGGTGACGAGCTCATCGGCTTCGCCTACGGGTTCGCGGGCCGCGACGCGAGCGGATCCGATTTCCACTACTCGCAGTCGGCGGTGGTCGACCCCGCGTATCAGGGGCGCGGCGTCGGCCGGGAACTCAAGCAGCTTCAGCGCAGGGTCGCGCTGCGATGGGGGCACCGCAGGATGCGATGGGCGTTCGACCCGATTCTCACGAGGAACGGGCACTTCAACTTCTCGACGCTCGGCGCGATCGGCATCACCTATCTGACCGACTACTACGATCGACCCTGCACCGATCGAATCGTCGTCGAATGGGAGCTGGCGGAGCCGGTGGACCCGTATCGCGAGCAGCGCCGCGCGGTCGCCCCCCGATTCGCCGGTGTGCGCTGGGCCGAGCCGGTCGAACAGGCCGACGGTGCCGTCTGGGTGCCCCTGCCGACCGGTGCCGAGCTCGCCGCATCGATCGACACGCTGCGAGGCGAGCTCGCCGATGCCCTG
It encodes:
- a CDS encoding ABC transporter substrate-binding protein yields the protein MKLIKPLIGLGAAFAFTVGSLSAAGAAQEAEPSVIRLATNMDQVDTLNPFTAVFNEAIVVLDYEYEPLAGIGPSGDYEGILADEFDVEGTTWTYHIRDAAKWSDGEPVVADDVVWTYEAIMNDKALQVANGESVGNIKQVTAEDEKTVVFETNSPTPLHPGILPIVPKHIWEDIENPAEYQNTEDVVGSGPFIIDDFNQGTSITLKANEHYWKGKPGVDGLDLIGFKNTDASVLALRNGEIDMLGGLSSAQFESLKSVSGLTTYQVTSKHFWDLQINPGWTTVSGEPFGTQHKVLEDQAFRQAVAQAIDSETLVDRVLNGLGSTGPTIIPPGAPGGFFTKLEGKARPQGTDEAIKSLEAAGYTTDAQGNRLDKDGNPITLRLMFNGTNTQNNATAEFIVSWMKDLGITIESNSSNWDVMSPLITKGDYDMYINGWGVGQDPDYQLSINVCSTLPDTPGADNASQAGVCDPEYDKLFQAQHTELDRDTRAGLIEDSLQRIYDWGTTNILYYDDSLGAYNSDRLDNLVEVMGSPYNRFSVAQATIKGADSGSGDVGAADSPWLIWTIAGVVAVLIIIALIVMASRRKKTADDRQ
- a CDS encoding M15 family metallopeptidase, whose protein sequence is MVIRPSEQQLRDPRSLSVLVNKLRPLDPIGWVPEDLVMPAGLENPSGHPIRAAAAAALQVMAAAAAEAGVPFRLVSGYRSRELQQSLFEGYSASDGVAAAETYSARPGHSEHQTGLAVDLDDGAGHAFTSAFGDTAAGLWLRRHCAEFGFILRYEQGEQPVVGYIYEPWHFRYVGTEISLDMRESGIINYEEYVGAEPAPDYAAG
- a CDS encoding M20/M25/M40 family metallo-hydrolase produces the protein MSFTAATHSASSDGGDREAIALLRELVAIETPSFDAAASTRIAELLEARFREVGASVVLHRTEAGTDLVADVPGHGAPLLLVGHTDTVWPVGTIETSVPWIEEGDRIRGPGVFDMKSGIVVMLHALAALRARPHRAVRVVLVSDEEVGSPLSQPLLREVCEGVAAAIGFESPHPDGALKVGRRGSSRVRIAVEGRSAHAGLDPELGVSAIDELVDQLLLLRDLTATGPSESPVLCNVGTLEGGGRTNVVPDRAAAEVGLRFADADAEDRVLAGLRGLAPRRAGAKIAVDLLSHRPTWRAGRRDHELLASVARLAAGIGQALGGRPANGAGDTNLLGSLGIPTLDGFGPRGAGAHATSEHILTPSLFKRIELLTTVLSEHAPGP
- a CDS encoding GNAT family N-acetyltransferase — encoded protein: MIDTSPIGAAFAPRPGPSDSGSAAAAPATLVGRELEHFRDFQAANALYSRVFGYDEPGFTLNPNLLSSLRDYGGSVVGVFEPGDELIGFAYGFAGRDASGSDFHYSQSAVVDPAYQGRGVGRELKQLQRRVALRWGHRRMRWAFDPILTRNGHFNFSTLGAIGITYLTDYYDRPCTDRIVVEWELAEPVDPYREQRRAVAPRFAGVRWAEPVEQADGAVWVPLPTGAELAASIDTLRGELADALQAVLADGRVLVDCRRIDPSTVAYLAVPRVISTAAPDDAAHSEEHA